GATAAATTATTTGGATGTAAAGCCCCGCAATTCTCATTTATATTTTTCCCGTTTGGAGTCCTGTTTATTGTTATAACTTCTGCACCAAGCTCCTCAAAAACTGTTGGTCCAACTTTGTATCCAGCCCCATTTGCCGTATCAAGAACAATTCTTAAACCTGTCAAAGTTATTCTTTTTGGAAAAGAGTGTTTTAAATGCACGATATATCTACCAATCGCATCTTCAATTCTTTTTGATGATCCAACTTTATCACCAGTCTGTTGAGATGCTTCTAAAAGATCATCATTTCGATAAATATCTTCAATTTCAGCTTCAAGCTTTTCAGAAAGTTTATTTCCGTGTGAGTCAAAAAATTTAATTCCGTTGTCCGCAAAATGATTGTGTGAAGCACTTATCATAATTCCCGCATCACATCTCATATCTTCAGTTAAAAAAGCGACTGCTGGAGTAGGCATTGGTCCAACTTGAATTACATCGTAGCCAACCGCAGTCAAACCGCTAACAATCGCATCTTCAATCATGTATCCGCTAAGTCGTGTATCTTTTCCGATAAGAATTTTTCCCGTTCGACCATCTCTCTTAAAAAAGATTCCCGCACTCATTGCAATTTTAAGAGCTTTCATTGCCGATAATTCAGTTCCCGCTTTTCCACGAACTCCATCAGTTCCAAAAAGTTTTTCCAAATAAATTCCTTTTTATCGAAAAATATCGCTGAAAACCCCCACCTCAAAACGAAGTTTCTTTAGTAAAATCCGTAGAGGATTTAGGTGGTGGGATGAAAACGAAGTTTCTCTAAAGCGATACTTTAATTTTTTTGTATAATCGTATCATGAAAAATAGATCGGTAACACTGGGGTTTAAATATCGAATTTATCCAAATGAGATACAGAAAGAATTATTAAATCATCAAATGTTCATTTCAAATCAAGCCTATAATATTTGTGTAAATTTAAAGCAGAAAGAGTGGGAAGCAAACAAAGATTTAGAGAAGAATAAACGAAAATATTTAAAAGCTATTGAATTGGATTCAATTGTAAAAAAGCAATCAAGCAAAACTTGTAATAAATGTGGATTTGTAAAAAGAGATTTGACATTAAAAGATCGTGTTTTTGAGTGTTCAGAATGTGGATATTCCGAACATCGAGATATTAATGCTTCAAAAAATATTTTGAAAAGGTCTCGAGTCTTTTGAGTTGGGAAACAGCTCTTCGACTAAAAAAAGAAAAGCTTAGCAAATTCTGTAAGCATTAGCGATAAGGTTAGCTAAGAAGCCCCAACTTCAAAAAATCCGTAGAGGATTTTTAAGTGGTGGGTATTTCACTTAAGAATCGTCAAAAAAATCTGAAACCATAATTTCTGCATTTTAAAATGTTATTTTCTCTATTGATTCTATAATTCTTTAAAAATAGGATTTCTTATGAGAAGTGATGAAGTCAAAAAGGGTTGGGATCGAACACCTCATCGATCTCTTTTTCGAGCTACGGGTTTAAAAGATGAAGATTTTGAAAAACCATTTATTGGAGTTGCAAACAGTTTTATCGAAATTATTCCAGGGCATTTTTTCTTAAACAAATATTCGGAAATTGTGAAAGATGAAATCAAGAAAAACGGCTGTGTTCCTTTTGAATTCAATACAATTGGTGTTGATGACGGAATTGCAATGGGACACGATGGAATGCTTTACTCTCTTCCAAGTCGGGAAATTATCGCAAACTCTATGGAAACAGTAATGAATGCACACAAACTTGATGCGATGATTGCTCTACCAAACTGCGACAAAATCGTCCCTGGAATGATCATGGGTGCTTTAAGAATCAATGTGCCGACTGTTTTTGTTTCTGGTGGTCCAATGAGAAAAGGGCATAAAAAAGATGGAACTCCTATCGATTTAGCTACTGCTTTTGAGGCTGTTGGAAAATTTGGAAAAGGCGAAATGGGTGAAGAGGAACTCTATGATATTGAGTGTAATTCATGTCCATCTGGTGGTAGCTGTTCGGGAATGTTCACGGCAAACTCTATGAATACTCTTTCTGAAGCTCTTGGAATTGCACTTTCAGGAAATGGAACAATTTTAGCTCTAACTCCTGAGCGAGAAGAACTTTTACGAAAAGCATCAAAAAGAATTTGTGATATTGCAAAAGATGACAAACTCCGAGAAGATTTCAAAATGCGAAATATCGTAAATGAGAAAGCGATTAAAAATGCTTTTGTAGTTGATATGGCGATGGGTGGAAGTTCAAATACTGTTCTTCACATGTTAGCAATTGCTCGAGAGGCTGGAGTTGATTTCAATTTGTCAGACATCAATGGAATTTCCAAATCAATTTCGCATATTGCAAAAATTTCACCGAGTCTTTCAACTGTTCATATGGAAGATATAAATCGGGCTGGTGGAGTAAATGCGGTAATTCATGAAATTGCAAAACGGGACTCTGAATTCTTAGATTTAAACAGCTTGACAATCACAGGCGAAACTATGGGCGAAAGAGTTGCGGGTGCTGAAATTCTTGATAAAGAGATTATTCACCCAATTACAAATCCATATTCTCAAGTTGGTGGATTAGCAATTCTTTACGGAAATCTTGCAAAAGAGGGTGCTGTTGTTAAAACTGCTGGAATTATGCCGAGTATGAGACAATTCACAGGAAAAGCGATCTGTTTTGACTCACAAGATGAAGCTCTTGAAGGTATCAAATCTGGAAAAGTGAAAGCTGGACATGTTGTTGTTATTCGATATGAAGGACCAAGAGGTGGGCCAGGAATGCAAGAGATGCTTTCTCCAACAAGTTTAATTGCGGGAATGGGACTTGGTGAAAGTGTCGCACTTATTACTGATGGTCGTTTTTCTGGTGCTACTCGTGGAGCTTCAATTGGACATGTTTCTCCTGAAGCTGGTGAAGGTGGAGTTATTGGTCTTCTTCAAAATGATGACCTCATCGAAATTGATGTTGATAAATATCTTCTTGAAGTAAAACTTAGCGATGAGGTTCTACAAGAACGAAAGAAATCTTTTGTTCCAAAAAAGAAGAAGTTGAAATCAAAATGGTTGGCTCAATATAGAAGCCTCGTTACAAATGCAAGTAATGGAGCAATTTTAGAAGCTGATTTAGGATAGGCAAAAAACTATTTTAAAGTTTTAATTCCAAATTTTCTAGTTTCTCTTTTTCACCAGAGACTAGAAAATTTCCGCCCTCGTTTCCAAAGACCTCATCGATAATTTGCAACTCCAATTTTTCGATTTGGTATTTGAAACGAGAAATATCTTTGTAGAGAATCTGAAAATTTTTTTGTAAAAGTTTTTTTCTTTCAGAGAGTTCTGAAATAGAGATAACACCATTTACAGAAGAAGAGTAAGCACGAACAAGTCCGCCTGTTCCCAATTTAGTTCCACCAAAATATCTCACAATTATCACTCCAATATCGATGAGGTCAGACCCTTGTAAAACTGCTAAGGAGGGTTTCCCTGAAGTTCCTTTTGGCTCTCCATCATCGCTACTGCCTTCGACAATTTGCTCAAACTCATTTAAATATCGAAAAGCTGTAACAAAATGTCTAGCTTTTGGATTTTCACTTTTGAGTCTCTCTAAGATATTTTTAAAATTTCCGTGTGGAAAAATGTGTGCAATAAATTTAGACCGCTTCTCTTCAAATGTAAATGTAAATTCTCTCTCAACTGTTACCAAAAATTATCCTAAAAATCCGTTTTTTTGCAATCTATTATAGAGGTAATTGATTTCATTTTCCTGCAAGTTTTCAACTCTGAAAAAACTTCGGATCTGATTTTTAGCTCCCTCTTCTCTTTTAGAAATAGGCTGGGCTGTTGAATTCAAGAAATTTGCATATTTTTGATAAAACTGATTTAACATCTTACTTCTATCAGCTTGTTTTTCTTTTTCAACTTTTGGAGGAGTCGTTTTAGTTGTAGTTTCTGTTTTTGGTGAAAGAAATTGAAATCCTTCAACTCGACGAACTTTTCGCCCATATTTCTTTTTAAGATAATTAACAGCAAAATCAAATCCACGGTCTTTTGAAAGAACATAGAATTCGACATTTGGTTCTTCTGTTTTATGTAAAACTCCCATTTCAACAGAAAGACTAAAATCAAGAGCATTTTCGCCAATTGATGTAACAGGAATAATTTCAAGTTTGTTGTATTCCAAAATACTTTGAAGGAGTTCAATAGAGATATTTTTCTGTTTTGCTCCAGTGAAAAGATAGAATTTGATATCTAAATTTTCAACTTTTGGAACAGAAAAATCGTGAATGTTTTCAAAATCTATTAAAACAGCGATCCTTTTCCTTTCCATAGAATTTACCTTAAAATTTATTTAAACTTCATTTTGAAGTAGGGGTATATTCTACCGAAAGTAGCTTTTAAATAAATTCTGTTACAACTTTTGTGATGAAATATCCGCCGACAAGTAGCCAGATAAACATAATTCCTGCTGTGTAAATTGGTCGCAAACCGACATCTTTAAATTTAGCAATATTCGTTTCCATACCAAGAGCAGTCATTGCCATTGTTAGAAGAAAAACATCAATTTGATTTATATAATCAACAGCAATTGCGGGAATAATATTTAGTGAATTTACACCACTCATTGCAATAAATCCGACTGCAAACCAAGGAATTACAATCTTGTTTTTTTCTGAAACATCCGATGATGTGAAAAATTTGGCAAGAGTAAATCCGAGAATAAGTAGCATTGGAGCAATCAGCATGACTCGAGTCATTTTTACGATAACAGCATCATCTGCAACAACTCCGCCGTAAAGTCCGCCTACCGCAACAACCTGAGCCACTTCATGAATTGTCGCACCGATGTAAATTCCAAATTGAGCTGGGTCTAAATCTAAAATTCCTGAAGATTCGATGATCGGATAGAGAAACATTGAGATTGTTCCAAAAAACACGACTGTTGAGACTGCGACCGCACTTTTGTAAGGTTCTGCTTTTAAAACTGGTTCAGTCGCAAGAACTGCTGCCGCACCACAAACTGAACTTCCCGAAGCTGTTAGCATTGATGTATCTCGGTCAAGCTTGAAAATTTTTGTTCCAACAACTGTCCCAAGAATAAATGTCGAGATGACAATTAGTAGTGAAATTATAAATCCATCAAGACCAACTGAATAAATTGATTGAAAAGTGATGTGAAATCCATAAAGAACAATCGCACCTCGCAAAATCTTTTTTGCTGAAAAAACTGTTCCCTCTTTAAATTGAGTTTGAAAAGAGACTTTTGTTGAGTTTGCATAAATTATTCCAATCACAATTCCAATAACAAGCGGAGAAAAATGAAGTGAAGCAATTGCTGGAATGAATGAAATTAAGAATGCCAGAACTGAAAAAAATGATACGAGTATTATACCTTTTAGCAATGTTTTCCTTTATAAAAAATTATAATTGTTTTGTAGAAAAATTATAACAAAGAAAAAATACTTAAAATTACTTTAAGGAAACAATCTATTTAAACTTAAAAACAAAAATAGACATTTTATTTTAAGAAAACATGAATTTTAAAAAGTGTAACCCCGTGATTTACAACACTTTTTCCCGAAACTACGGCTTCAGTTTTAGAAGAATATTTCTTTGTAAAAAATACAATAATTTGTATTTATTGTAAAAAACTGAGTTTTATCCTTAAGAAGAATATTCTTTTTAAGTTTTAGAGAGTTTTTTCTATTTCTTAAATTTAAAATCTAGAAAATGCTCTTAAGAAATAGAAGAATAACTTGGTGTTTTATACGATTAAAATAGCATTTTTTTGCTTTAAAATATCTCATTTTACGGAGTTTAAGTTTAAATGCTGTTTTTAGAAGTTTAAAACAGCATTTAAGAAAAAAATAAATTTAAGTTTAAGGATTTAAATAACAATATTTTATGTTTTATTTAAGGAGTTTTGTTGAAAATTTAAATGAGAAAAAGACTCCACCATTTTCATTTGAAACAGAGATTTGACCCTGTAATTTTTCAACAATATGTTTTACAATTGAGAGACCAATTCCTTGAGAACCTTTTGTTGTAACAAAATAGTCAAACACTTTTTCAACAGGTTCAACTTTAATTCCTCCAGCATTATCTCGGTAATCAATTTGAACAAAGGCTTCGCAATCCCCTTCCATAACCTCTCCGCTAAGGTAGGTTTGGGAGGGGTCAAGAAGCCATGAGACGACAGTCTCATTATCTATGACAAACTTCCATAGATTTATTATCTCGGCACTGTTACTATTTTTATAGGAGAAAAAGAACAGGATAATAGATTCTTGGAGAGAATTAGAAAAATTTTAAAACCCTTGTCGGAAACGAAAAGGTTGCAGGTCGAGGCAAAAGTTCCTTTTCTTGCAGATAGAAGTCGTCAGACCTTATTATCATTAATTAGTCTAAGAAAAGTTGTTTAGCTGGTTCTAAACTTGCTTTTTTAGTCCGTATTTATGAAAAGCGAAGCCTATTCCATAGTTCGTAAGAATTTCGGAGAGGTAGATTTCACTATATAAATATTTTGATGAGGTCTCTTCAATAAAATTGTCAATATGAGTAGTAGGCTAAGTTTTCTTGATTGTGTAACCGATTCCTTGAACATTTACAATTGCATCTTCTATTCCGTCAATTTTAATCTTTTTCCGAACCCGATGTATCAAGTTTTTTACAGCCTGTTCGCTCTTGACTTCAAACTCATCAACTGAAATTGCAATCTCATCGGTGGAGACGACTGAGCCTATTTTAGCAACTAAGATTTCCAAAACAGCTAGTTCGCTCTTTGATAATTTAATCGGTTCATTGTTGATAAGTAATGTTTTTTCTTGTGTGTCGTAGAATGTTTTTTTGTTTATCATTATTTTGTCTTCTTGAATTCCATAATATCGATTCGCAAACTTTTTTAATAACTCCATTATCTCATTATATTCAATTGGCTTAACAAGATAATCTGTTAAATTCATTGGAATCATTTTTAAAAGTCTTTCTCTATCCGAGTAATTACTCATTACTGCAATTGGAATGCTGCTATCTATTTTACGAATATTCTCACAAAGCTCCTCACCATTCATCTCTGGCATAATGTAGTCTGTTAATACAAAATCTACTTTTCTATCTCGAAACTTTTTTAGTGCATCTTTCCCATTTTTTGCTGTAATTACATCTTTAAAAAATATAGAAAATATACTTTCCATACTTTTTAAAAGTTCATTATTATCATCTGCTATAAGAATATTGAATTCTTTAAACTCTTCCTCTATATTTTCAATCTTCAATCTTTTTAACTCCTATTTTCTAGAATTTTAACATCTTAGATGTAGGAAAATAGTTGAAAAAAATGTCTCTTTTCATCATCTATCTCTTCTATCTCATTTATCTTATATTGTAGCGGTTCTGTGCATTGTTTCGCAATTTCTAAGAAGCCTAAACCAGCACCTTTTTCATGTTTATGCACACCACTTTTTCGTCTCTCACGATATAGTTTTCTTATCTCAATTTTAGACAGCGAATTTACACTATCTATTTTATTTTTTAAAACTTCTCCCTCTTTAAAATCGATATAGTTTCCTGTTGCAACAAAATACTTTTTTCTATCTTGTGAGAAACCAACAACAGCAATTCCGCCTTTTTCCGAATTTTTTCCATGAGAATACTTAATTACATTCTGTATTTGCTCAGTTAAAACTGAAAAAATACTCAAGAAGACTCTCTCCTCTTTCTTGTTTATTGAAAAGTGTGCCTCTGTAACATTTCCGAGAGAGACAAGGACATCCTGTGAAAAAAATCCGTTAAAACTTAAAAAAACTCCATCTTTAAGAAGCAAGTTTCTAATTTCTGAAAGTTCTATCATATTTAAACTTTTTCTTTCACAAGTTCTCTAAATTCAAGCCTAAATTTAGCACCAATTGAATCAACACTGCTATAATTTAAAACTTCAATATGTCCATTAAGTTTCTCAATAATCATTCTTGTCATATACATTCCCATTCCTGTTCCTGTGCTTTTTGTAGTTATATTTGGTTCAAAAATATTTTGTAATATTTTTTGTGGAACTCCTCCAGCTGTATCAATATACTCTATTATGAATTTCTCATCTTCTTTAATTATATTAATATCAATTCTTCTTTTACTAATCTCTTTTTCAACAAAGGCATCTTTTGAATTATTTACCATATTAATAAAAATGTGCTTAAAATCATTTTTTGAACCTATAAGAGAAAAATCATTTTCGGCAGAAATTTTTAAATTTATCTGATTGCCTTTTATAATATCTTCGAGAAGAAAAACTGCACTTTTTATTGTTTCATGAGCTGAAAAAGTCTCCTCTTTTCGATCTGGTCTCAAAAAATCACGAAACTCATGAAGAGTCTCAAGAAGATGTTCAACTTGTAGATCGACCTTTTCATGAAGAGAATCTATATACTCTTTATCAATTATCCCATAATCATAATCAGCAGGTAACATATGATTGTAAAGCGAAATAATTGTGAGAGGCTGTTTCCATTGATGAGCAATGATGTCTATCATTTCACCCATTGAACTTTTTCGAGAAAGCTCCTTCAATTTTGAATCAAGAGTGTCCTTTTCAAAAAAAAGCTTTTCAAAATCAGCAACAAAATTTTCTAAATTCTCTATCTCTATATTTTCTCTTTTTTCCAACTTTCTTTTTACATCTCTGTATGCTTTAAAATTTTTCACTTAAAACAATCCTTTTAAACTTTTCACCTCTATCAACATATGAACGGAATTGGTCAAAACTCGCACATGCTGGGGATAGAATAGCAAAACCTTTTTTCTCTTTTTTGTAAATTTCAGAAACCGCTTTTTCTATTGTTTCAGAATTACTAAAAGGAATTTTAAATTCATTTGAGAATTTTTCGATTTCATTCCGAAAATTGCCAATTCCAAAAATTTCCACATTCATCAATTCCAATTTTTCAAAAAGAGGTTTCCAATCTCCACCTTTATCAACTCCACCTAAAATTAGGTAAATTTCATCGCGGTTTTCATAATTTTCTAGGAGTGCTAAAACAGATTCAACATTTGTAGCTTTGCTATCGTCTATCCAAATTTTTCCACCTCTTTCAGAAAAAAATTCCTGTCGATGAGGTGCTTTTTTATATTTGTCAATCTTATCATAATTTACTGAGTCGAACAGAACTTTTGTAACAGAAAGCGAAAGAAGTGCATCCAGCAAAAAAGCTCCACGAAAAGAGATTTTTGATGAATCTAAACCAAATTTTTGAGCTAAATCGCTAGAGTCTCGATAAGTAATTATCGTACCATTGCTCCCAATATTGGAATATTTTTCAGGAATTATAGCAATTTCACCCTCGGAGAGATTTTGAATTGGTTTTAATTTGCTCTCTTCATAATCTTTAAAAGATCCGTGCCAATCGATGTGATCTTTTGTGATTGGTAAGAGAACATAGAGATTTGGTTTTGCATATTTTGTATAGTGAAGAGTGAAAGAGCTTGTTTCCAAAACCCAAATAGAAGCATCACGAGAAAGTTCGCCGAGCGGAATTCCAATATTTCCGCCACTAACAGCAAAACGGTCGCTTAAAAGGTGAGTAATCATTTCGGTTAAAGTCGTTTTTCCATTTGTGCCAGAAACCCAAATTGTGTAAGGAAAAAATCCATTTTTGTAAAAAAGATCATATTCACTCACTATTTCACCAGAAAAATTTTCAACAATTTTATTGTGCGGTGGAACAGCAGGAGTTGGAACAAGAATAGAATCCGATTCTATGTTTTTGGGAAAATTATCAGAATGAATTGAACCATGAATAGCACGGTCATCGTAGATTTCAGAAATATCAAAAGTTTTTGCAATTGCTTTTGTCGTTTTGCCGTAGCCTAAAAGGTAGATTTTCAATAATTTTGCTCCACAATTTTAATCATATTCTCAAAGATTATATTTTTGTTAAATTTTGCTTTTGGAAAATATTGTAACATGTCTAAAGAATCTCCTCCTGTGAAAAATAGTTTTAATTTGTGTTTTTTTTCTAAATCACGGAGAAAAGAGACTAATTGATGATAAAAACCAGAAAGAAGAGCATCTTCACTATTTTGCGGAACGACCTCATCGCTAAGCTGATTTTTACCAAAATTTAAGTGTGGAATTTTCTCTTTAAAACTTTGGATGAGGTAACTTTTTCCAAAAAGAATATATCCGCCGAGATGTTTCCCGTTTTTCATAATGTCAATTGTAACTGCACTTCCCATGTCAATTAAAATTCCATTCTCAAGACCAAAAATAGCTAACTTTCGGTCTGCTCCGAGAGTTTTGTAATTTGTATCAATTTCCGCAAAACTCTCAATATCTATCCAATTTTGCAAACTATTTAAAACTTTTGCAAACTTTGGATTTACAGAAATATAAAATATCTGTTCTCTGATTTTTTCTGCTGAGAAATCTGAAAGGGAGACTATTTCTAGCTTCCCATCTCTCCAGATTTTCGCATTTGTGTTTCCAATATCAGCGAGAGAGAGGGAGGTAAAAAATTTTCTCATCGCAAATAAACTTTTGTGGAGTAAAAAAGCAATTTTCATAAGTCAAATCAACATCTTCAGAAAAAACTCTTCTTGCTGAAAAATCTGATTCCAATTCGATTAAATAGCCGTTTGACTCAATTAAATAAATTTTATTATCAACTTTTCCCCATGAAACAAAATAGGCGAAAGGGAATTTGACACTTTCCAAAACTTTCAAATTATAATCATATTTCCGCACTTCACCGTTTTTAGTAATTGCAAAAAATGAGTTATCTTCAAAAATCGCACCTCGCACATCAACAGAAACTTTTTTTTCTTCACCATTTTCAATATGCATAATTGATTTGTGAGTTAGCAGAGTCAAGCTGTTGTTTGGTGAAAGTCGGTAATCAATCACATTGCTATATTCTGTATTATATGAGATATTTATAACTCTCAAAATCTTGTTCATCTGAATTGAGAAAATTGCAATTTTTCCGTCAAGAGTGAAATATAAAATATTATCGCCCCGAAAAAGTGGTTTTGGCAATCTTCTATCAACTGAAGAGATTCGATCAAAATCAAAATTGAAAACTCGACTACCCCTTTTCCAAAGTTGCACAGAATTATTTTCAGTAACAGAAGCGATGAGGTCATCTTTTTTTGTCGCAACAAATCCAAATTCTCGTTCGCTATCTGAAAGTGAAATATTCAACTCGTTTCCATTTCTATCAAAAACTTGACCGTTTGAGAGAAATGCTGTATCTCTTTCAACTCTCTCAATTTTCACTTTGTTAAAGTAGAAAGGAATTCTTTTTTTAACAAGATTTTCAGGTTTTGGCGAATAACTTGCTTTATCACTGCATGATAAAAAAAGTAGCGATAAAACAAAAAAGAGCAAATTACTCTTCAATTGCACTTCCTAAATTTATATCAATTTGTTGAATATTTTCAGACTCTTCATTGATAATAATTTTTTCATAACTGTTTGTTGAAGCATCATAAATTTCAGTTTTTTCTGGAACAATTCCATAATGCTTAAGAATGTTTTTAACTTTTGAGAGTGCTGATGTATCTTCAATAAAATCGAGTCTTGTTTTTGCTTCATCAACTTTTCCATTTTGAATAAGTAAAAAAGCTTCTGAAACAATCGCCAAATCTTTATAAACTGCTCCTTCTCGATAGCTGTAACTATTTAAAACTTCAGTCTCTTTGTTTAATGATGCTACTTGATAAGTTGCTAAATCTGAAATTGTTTGGTCTTTATCTGCTTTAAATTTCTCAATTTCTTCCACATTTCCACTTTTCATTGCATTTGAAAATTTAATTAAAGAGAGAAGTTTTGGATTGATTTCTTTAATAATTTCTAAACTTTTTTCAGTCTCAATTCCACGAACATAGTTGTAGTAAGCTTTGTTTGCGACATCATTTCTGTAATCTAAATAGACTTGATAACCAAAATATCCACCGAGACCTAAAACTGTTGCGACCGAAAAAGAGATAATTTTACCCTTGTTTCTGTTATAAAATCTCTCAAAAAAATACATTTTTTCTTCTAAACTGTTCCCGTTTTTATCGACAATTTCTACTTTTTCACTCATAAAACTTCCTAAAATATGTTTTTGCTTTCTACATGAATTATAGCATTAAGAGTTACTTTTAAATTCTATCAACTTGTAATAATATAAAAATAATTTATCTAAAATAAACTTATTAAAATTCAAATCTATTTTTAATTTTAAAAAGAGAGTAATGGCATTTATAAAAGATAGTTCTATTAAAGCACTAACAGAGATTGTTGATATTGTTGAAGTTGTTGATTCCTATGTTCCATTAAAGAAGAGTGGAAGTAATTTCAAGGCACGATGCCCATTCCATGAAGAGAAAACTCCGTCATTCACTGTTTCACAAGACAAACAGATGTTTTACTGTTTTGGTTGCGGTGCGGGAGGAAATGCGATTAAATTTGTGATGGATTACACAAGTTTGACATATCCAGAGGCAATAGAAGAGTTAGCAACTAAATATAGTTTTCAACTAGAATATGAGGCAAATGGAAAACAGAAAGAGGATCATTCTGATAAATTAGAGATTTTAGAGGATTTAAATTCGTGGTTTCAGAAAAACCTCATCGGCGAACCGCTGACTTATATTTTAAATCGTGGAGTTACAAAAAGTTCAATTCAGAAATTTAAAATAGGTTTTGCTCCAAACTCATACGATGTTTTGAAATACTTACATGAAAAGAGAGTAGATTTTAAAATTGCAGAAGAGGTTGGAATAGTCTCTTTTGATGAACAGAACAATCCATACAGTAAATTTATAAACAGAATTACATTCCCAATTTTTTCAGATCGCGGACAAATAATCGCTTTTGGTGGTCGAACAATCTCAAATCACCCCGCAAAATATTTAAACTCTCCAACAACAAGATTTTTTAACAAATCAAAGACTCTCTACGGATACAACTTTGCACGAAAAGAGATTTCAAAACAGAAAAAAGTTTTTATAGTCGAGGGATACCTTGATGTTGTTTTGCTTTTTCAGAGTGGTTTGGAAAATGTTGTAGCTCCACTTGGAACAGCTTTCGGCGAGGGGCATTTGCCACTTTTTAAGAAAGCTGGGAATCCAATTTTGTCATTTGGATTTGATGGAGACAATGCAGGAATTGAAGCAACAAAAAGAGCTTTGCAAACTGTTTTTCCCGTAGGTTTTCAAACAAGAGTAACACTTTTTCCAAATGGAGTCGATCCCGCAGATTTTATTAAAAGTGGAAAAGGCGATGAGGTTCATAAACTTTTAAAAAATGGGAAAGATGGTGTTCTCTTTTTTCTTAAAACAGTTGGACAAAAATACAACTTGTCAAATCCGTATGAATTGAGTCAATGCCGAAACGAAGGAATTGAGACAATTTCAAAATTGCCTGAAAGTGTCCGAAAAGAGTATTGGAAAATTTTTTCTAAAGAGATTTTAAAAGAGGAAGTTGTTGAAAAGAAGAAAAAACTTAAATGGGGTGAAAAGCGGAAAAATGTAGAGAACAAAGATTCTCTTTTTGAACTTTCACTAATTCGTTCAATCATTGACAATTCCAATATTTTAGAGAGAGTTGAAAAAGAGTTTGGAGAGAATGGATTCAAATACTACTCTGAAATTTATAAAGATTTAAAAGAG
This Thiovulum sp. ES DNA region includes the following protein-coding sequences:
- a CDS encoding histidine kinase (PFAM: Histidine kinase-, DNA gyrase B-, and HSP90-like ATPase) → MEGDCEAFVQIDYRDNAGGIKVEPVEKVFDYFVTTKGSQGIGLSIVKHIVEKLQGQISVSNENGGVFFSFKFSTKLLK
- a CDS encoding response regulator with CheY-like receiver domain and winged-helix DNA-binding domain (PFAM: Response regulator receiver domain; Transcriptional regulatory protein, C terminal), with protein sequence MKIENIEEEFKEFNILIADDNNELLKSMESIFSIFFKDVITAKNGKDALKKFRDRKVDFVLTDYIMPEMNGEELCENIRKIDSSIPIAVMSNYSDRERLLKMIPMNLTDYLVKPIEYNEIMELLKKFANRYYGIQEDKIMINKKTFYDTQEKTLLINNEPIKLSKSELAVLEILVAKIGSVVSTDEIAISVDEFEVKSEQAVKNLIHRVRKKIKIDGIEDAIVNVQGIGYTIKKT
- a CDS encoding signal transduction histidine kinase (PFAM: Histidine kinase-, DNA gyrase B-, and HSP90-like ATPase) — encoded protein: MKNFKAYRDVKRKLEKRENIEIENLENFVADFEKLFFEKDTLDSKLKELSRKSSMGEMIDIIAHQWKQPLTIISLYNHMLPADYDYGIIDKEYIDSLHEKVDLQVEHLLETLHEFRDFLRPDRKEETFSAHETIKSAVFLLEDIIKGNQINLKISAENDFSLIGSKNDFKHIFINMVNNSKDAFVEKEISKRRIDINIIKEDEKFIIEYIDTAGGVPQKILQNIFEPNITTKSTGTGMGMYMTRMIIEKLNGHIEVLNYSSVDSIGAKFRLEFRELVKEKV
- a CDS encoding UDP-N-acetylmuramoylalanine--D-glutamate ligase (PFAM: Mur ligase middle domain~TIGRFAM: UDP-N-acetylmuramoylalanine--D-glutamate ligase); this encodes MKIYLLGYGKTTKAIAKTFDISEIYDDRAIHGSIHSDNFPKNIESDSILVPTPAVPPHNKIVENFSGEIVSEYDLFYKNGFFPYTIWVSGTNGKTTLTEMITHLLSDRFAVSGGNIGIPLGELSRDASIWVLETSSFTLHYTKYAKPNLYVLLPITKDHIDWHGSFKDYEESKLKPIQNLSEGEIAIIPEKYSNIGSNGTIITYRDSSDLAQKFGLDSSKISFRGAFLLDALLSLSVTKVLFDSVNYDKIDKYKKAPHRQEFFSERGGKIWIDDSKATNVESVLALLENYENRDEIYLILGGVDKGGDWKPLFEKLELMNVEIFGIGNFRNEIEKFSNEFKIPFSNSETIEKAVSEIYKKEKKGFAILSPACASFDQFRSYVDRGEKFKRIVLSEKF
- a CDS encoding pantothenate kinase, type III (PFAM: Bordetella pertussis Bvg accessory factor family~TIGRFAM: pantothenate kinase, type III), translated to MRKFFTSLSLADIGNTNAKIWRDGKLEIVSLSDFSAEKIREQIFYISVNPKFAKVLNSLQNWIDIESFAEIDTNYKTLGADRKLAIFGLENGILIDMGSAVTIDIMKNGKHLGGYILFGKSYLIQSFKEKIPHLNFGKNQLSDEVVPQNSEDALLSGFYHQLVSFLRDLEKKHKLKLFFTGGDSLDMLQYFPKAKFNKNIIFENMIKIVEQNY